From the genome of Geothrix sp. 21YS21S-4, one region includes:
- the rodA gene encoding rod shape-determining protein RodA has translation MRERLRALDPRLLWVILALMLLGTLTLFSAGRNTPQAGIWLKQSVWNVLGLLLMLLLANTDPRRIFRYSFPAYLLGLVALAAVLVVGKKIGGATRWFVIAGQTFQPSELMKWVTLLYVAQRLGSRPPDTVGRLELFGAVGLVAFPMLLVQRQPDLGMALSFLPILVIIPLMKGLRARWVMALLLLITVGGFGAWKFALKPYQKQRVMIFLDPSSDLQGKGYQVNQSRIAIGSGGLIGKGFTSGSQTQLNFLPVKTTDFAFSVWAEERGFVGVLIALGLFGLLLVRILEAARGAHTHAEAYFCAGAAGVFALHLMVNVGMVAGALPNKGMVLPFFSAGGSSTLSFFLALGLIMGILHRARVK, from the coding sequence ATGAGGGAGCGTCTCCGCGCCCTGGATCCCCGCCTGCTGTGGGTGATCCTCGCCCTCATGCTGCTGGGGACGCTCACCCTCTTTTCCGCGGGGCGGAACACGCCCCAGGCCGGGATCTGGCTCAAACAGAGCGTCTGGAACGTTCTCGGCCTGCTGCTGATGCTGCTGCTCGCCAACACGGACCCGCGCCGCATCTTCCGCTACAGCTTCCCCGCCTACCTGCTGGGCCTCGTGGCCCTGGCGGCGGTGCTGGTGGTGGGCAAGAAGATCGGCGGCGCCACCCGCTGGTTCGTCATCGCGGGCCAGACCTTCCAGCCCTCGGAGCTGATGAAGTGGGTGACGCTGCTCTACGTGGCCCAGCGCCTGGGCTCGCGGCCGCCGGATACCGTCGGGCGGCTGGAGCTGTTCGGCGCCGTGGGGCTGGTGGCCTTTCCCATGCTCCTGGTCCAGCGCCAGCCGGATCTGGGCATGGCCCTCAGCTTCCTCCCGATCCTGGTGATCATCCCCCTGATGAAGGGCCTCCGGGCTCGGTGGGTGATGGCGCTGCTGCTGCTGATCACGGTGGGCGGGTTCGGGGCCTGGAAGTTCGCCCTGAAGCCCTACCAGAAGCAGCGGGTGATGATCTTCCTGGACCCGTCGTCGGACCTCCAGGGGAAGGGCTACCAGGTGAACCAGAGCCGGATCGCCATCGGATCCGGCGGCCTCATCGGGAAGGGCTTCACCAGCGGTTCCCAGACCCAGCTCAACTTCCTGCCGGTGAAGACCACGGATTTCGCCTTCAGCGTGTGGGCGGAGGAGCGCGGCTTCGTGGGCGTCCTCATCGCCCTGGGGCTGTTCGGGCTGCTGCTGGTGCGGATCCTGGAGGCCGCCCGCGGCGCCCACACCCACGCCGAGGCCTATTTCTGCGCCGGGGCCGCGGGCGTGTTCGCCCTGCACCTGATGGTGAACGTGGGGATGGTGGCCGGGGCGCTGCCGAACAAGGGAATGGTGCTGCCCTT
- the mrdA gene encoding penicillin-binding protein 2, with the protein MDARRRPALDRRLGVFKALAWSLVALLVSIYAWLQLVRHGEFRQLALQQAVKVRPIAAPRGLVLDRNGHRLVDNRRALHLVIQREDLPGRPEVVEALAQALELDAAALARKIQIYRTAGKGRPLVLKENLDDAGIALAERVRARFPFLSVDVAPRRVYLGDELAGHVLGYVGEVDEELMKAKPGLFRLGETIGKEGFEASGNDRLKGVDGQRRILVDQLGTEVANFGQEDASAGRSLFLTLDAGLQKVVQDAYGEEAGAAVVLDLRDGGVLAMYSSPSYDPNLFLNRLSQDMVDRYLNNPTRPMINRAIQGIYAPGSTFKLLVALAAMEKGIATPQTVIYCAGKKNYYGRDFRCDKPTGHGGLNMVQAIAQSCDVYFYELASRMDVDDIYATAEKYGLTERTGIDLPREKRTRIPSRAWKRKAVPKDPKWYAGETISVGIGQGAVGVTPIGLARFYALLATRGKLITPHLFYGFRGDRADGLEPVPPPPFKDTPLDARYWETLNEGLAEVVQSGTAAANPFIREIAREIPFAGKTGTAQVATFVDKSHYARQAKHLKDHALFAGYAPRDNPQIAFAVVVENAGFGSTAAAPIAAKVVKYWFSDRLSNPLPPPRGRLVDPFAPAAQEPAE; encoded by the coding sequence ATGGACGCCCGGCGGCGCCCCGCCCTGGACCGCCGATTGGGCGTGTTCAAGGCCCTGGCGTGGAGCCTGGTGGCGCTCCTCGTCTCCATCTACGCGTGGCTCCAGCTGGTGCGGCACGGGGAATTCAGGCAGCTGGCGCTCCAGCAGGCTGTCAAGGTGCGCCCCATCGCCGCGCCGCGCGGATTGGTGCTGGACCGCAACGGCCACCGGCTCGTGGACAACCGGCGCGCCCTCCACCTGGTGATCCAGCGGGAGGACCTGCCCGGCCGTCCCGAGGTGGTGGAGGCCCTCGCCCAGGCCCTGGAGCTGGACGCGGCGGCCCTGGCGCGAAAGATCCAGATCTACCGCACGGCGGGCAAGGGCCGGCCGCTGGTGCTGAAGGAGAACCTGGACGATGCCGGCATCGCCCTGGCCGAGCGCGTGCGGGCCCGCTTCCCTTTCCTCAGCGTGGATGTGGCGCCCCGCCGCGTGTACCTCGGCGACGAGCTGGCCGGGCACGTCCTCGGGTACGTGGGGGAGGTGGACGAGGAGCTGATGAAGGCCAAGCCCGGCCTCTTCCGCCTGGGTGAGACCATCGGCAAGGAGGGCTTCGAGGCCAGCGGGAACGACCGGCTCAAGGGCGTGGACGGCCAGCGGCGGATCCTCGTGGACCAGCTCGGCACCGAAGTCGCGAACTTCGGGCAGGAGGACGCCTCCGCGGGACGCAGCCTGTTCCTCACCCTGGACGCGGGCCTCCAGAAGGTCGTCCAGGACGCCTACGGGGAAGAGGCCGGCGCGGCGGTGGTCCTGGACCTGCGGGATGGCGGCGTCCTGGCCATGTACTCCAGCCCCTCCTACGATCCGAACCTGTTCCTCAATCGCCTCAGCCAGGACATGGTGGACCGCTACCTGAACAACCCCACGCGCCCCATGATCAACCGGGCCATCCAGGGGATCTACGCGCCGGGCTCCACCTTCAAGCTGCTGGTGGCGCTGGCGGCCATGGAGAAGGGGATCGCCACGCCCCAGACGGTGATCTACTGCGCGGGGAAGAAGAACTACTACGGCCGGGACTTCCGCTGCGACAAGCCCACGGGCCACGGCGGCCTGAACATGGTGCAGGCCATCGCCCAGAGCTGCGACGTCTACTTCTACGAGCTGGCGTCGCGGATGGACGTGGACGACATCTACGCCACGGCCGAGAAGTACGGGCTCACGGAGCGCACGGGCATCGACCTTCCGCGGGAGAAGCGGACCCGCATCCCCAGCCGGGCCTGGAAGCGCAAGGCGGTCCCCAAGGATCCCAAGTGGTATGCGGGCGAGACCATCAGCGTGGGCATCGGGCAGGGGGCCGTCGGCGTCACGCCCATCGGCCTGGCGCGGTTCTACGCCCTCCTCGCCACCCGGGGGAAGTTGATCACGCCGCACCTGTTCTACGGCTTCCGCGGGGACCGCGCCGACGGCCTGGAGCCGGTTCCTCCGCCGCCCTTCAAGGACACGCCGCTGGACGCCCGCTATTGGGAGACCCTGAACGAGGGACTGGCCGAGGTGGTGCAGAGCGGAACCGCCGCCGCCAATCCCTTCATCCGCGAGATCGCCCGGGAGATCCCGTTCGCGGGCAAGACCGGCACGGCCCAGGTGGCGACCTTCGTGGACAAGAGCCACTACGCCCGCCAGGCCAAGCACCTGAAGGATCACGCCCTGTTCGCGGGCTACGCGCCCCGGGACAATCCCCAGATCGCCTTCGCCGTGGTGGTGGAGAACGCGGGCTTCGGGTCCACGGCCGCGGCTCCCATCGCGGCCAAGGTCGTGAAGTACTGGTTCTCGGACCGCCTGTCGAACCCCCTGCCGCCGCCCCGCGGCCGGCTGGTGGATCCCTTCGCGCCCGCGGCCCAGGAGCCGGCGGAATGA
- the mreC gene encoding rod shape-determining protein MreC codes for MSFRTSKWGWNPTGWQRHAVLLLWLGHGAWVVAGLRSGRAWTVADAVSRPSQGLAVRWTTWRAARREVARSFAETRAENARLSADLAQARTLAAQEGPRLAEADEAVRLLGLKRQIPLDLKAARVVFSTRPAAFGGLILDGGRDLELVQDQGVLAPEGIVGRLWSVGAAQSKVLPADAPNASVGVMLMRSRATGVLQGLGSGRALIRYVSNQEVVQVGEAVLTSGLDRVFPRGLLVGYVAEVAPGDLELRVIVNLSAPLDRLSAVLILPSQPPLEVQPPFVAPDQKPPRKKGAP; via the coding sequence ATGAGCTTCCGCACGTCCAAATGGGGATGGAATCCCACGGGGTGGCAGCGCCACGCCGTGCTCCTTCTCTGGCTGGGCCACGGCGCGTGGGTGGTGGCCGGGCTGCGGTCGGGCCGCGCCTGGACCGTGGCGGACGCCGTCTCCCGCCCCTCCCAGGGCCTCGCCGTCCGGTGGACCACCTGGCGGGCGGCTCGCCGGGAGGTCGCGCGCAGCTTCGCGGAGACCCGCGCCGAGAATGCCCGCCTGTCGGCGGACCTGGCCCAGGCGCGGACCCTCGCGGCCCAGGAGGGTCCGCGCCTGGCGGAAGCCGATGAAGCCGTGCGCCTCCTGGGTCTCAAGCGGCAGATCCCCCTGGACCTCAAGGCCGCCCGGGTGGTGTTCAGCACGCGCCCCGCAGCCTTCGGCGGGCTGATTCTGGACGGGGGCCGCGACTTGGAACTGGTGCAGGACCAGGGCGTCTTGGCGCCCGAAGGCATCGTGGGCCGGCTGTGGTCCGTGGGCGCCGCGCAGTCCAAGGTCCTGCCCGCGGACGCGCCCAACGCCTCCGTGGGCGTCATGCTCATGCGGAGCCGCGCGACGGGAGTCCTGCAGGGGCTGGGTTCGGGACGGGCGCTGATCCGCTACGTGAGCAACCAGGAAGTGGTGCAGGTGGGCGAGGCCGTCCTCACCTCGGGCCTGGACCGGGTCTTCCCTCGCGGTCTGCTGGTGGGCTACGTGGCCGAGGTGGCGCCGGGCGACCTCGAACTCCGCGTGATCGTGAACCTGTCGGCGCCCCTGGACCGCCTGTCGGCAGTACTGATCCTGCCGTCGCAGCCTCCGCTGGAAGTCCAGCCCCCCTTCGTGGCGCCCGACCAGAAGCCGCCGCGGAAGAAGGGGGCGCCATGA
- a CDS encoding rod shape-determining protein translates to MASLFSSQFWSNLFNSDLAIDLGTASTLVHTKQAGRIVIYEPSIVAVNTVTHEVEAVGDEAKQLLGRAPQGVRTIRPMKDGMIFEVDAAEKMLAQFIAKARPNRGIARTRIVVSVPPRAHQVARRAVKQVCYDAKAGEVFIVDQTMVAAIGAGLAINEKRGCMIVDIGGGTTDVAVISYNGKVFSDSILIAGDEMDEAVIKYIREKYNVLISEASAEEVKWNLGSASPSELTRTMEVSGRDQFEGLPKTLTLNDAEIREALAEPINAIIDLVRKALNETPPQLAADLIDRGICLTGGGSLIQGLDERLRKETHLPVFRAEDPQTAVVRGTALLLENIPLLRRIQILD, encoded by the coding sequence GTGGCCAGTCTTTTTTCCAGCCAGTTCTGGTCCAACCTCTTCAATTCGGACCTCGCCATCGACCTGGGCACCGCTTCCACGCTGGTGCACACGAAACAGGCCGGCCGGATCGTCATCTATGAGCCCTCCATCGTCGCGGTGAACACGGTCACGCACGAAGTGGAGGCCGTGGGCGACGAGGCCAAGCAGCTGCTCGGCCGGGCGCCGCAGGGGGTGCGGACCATCCGCCCCATGAAGGACGGGATGATCTTCGAGGTGGACGCGGCGGAGAAGATGCTCGCGCAGTTCATCGCCAAGGCGCGGCCCAACCGCGGGATCGCCCGCACGCGCATCGTGGTGAGCGTCCCCCCCCGGGCCCACCAGGTGGCCCGCCGGGCAGTGAAGCAGGTCTGCTACGACGCCAAGGCCGGCGAGGTCTTCATCGTGGACCAGACCATGGTGGCGGCCATCGGCGCCGGCCTCGCCATCAACGAGAAGCGCGGGTGCATGATCGTCGACATCGGCGGCGGCACCACGGACGTGGCCGTCATCAGCTACAACGGGAAGGTCTTTTCCGATTCCATCCTCATCGCCGGCGACGAGATGGACGAGGCGGTGATCAAGTACATCCGCGAGAAGTACAACGTGCTGATCTCCGAGGCCTCCGCGGAGGAGGTGAAGTGGAACCTGGGTTCCGCCTCGCCGTCCGAGTTGACCCGCACCATGGAAGTGAGTGGCCGGGACCAGTTCGAGGGCCTGCCCAAGACCCTCACCCTGAACGACGCCGAGATCCGCGAGGCGCTGGCCGAGCCCATCAACGCGATCATCGACCTGGTCCGCAAGGCCCTCAACGAGACCCCGCCCCAGCTGGCGGCCGACCTCATCGACCGCGGCATCTGCCTCACCGGCGGCGGCTCGCTGATCCAGGGGCTGGACGAGCGCCTGCGGAAGGAGACCCACCTCCCGGTCTTCCGGGCGGAGGATCCCCAGACGGCCGTGGTCCGCGGCACCGCCCTGCTGCTGGAGAACATCCCCCTCCTGCGCCGCATCCAGATCCTCGACTAG
- a CDS encoding glutaredoxin family protein — protein MSRIEALAGLDLAVYGATWCPDCRRLEAWLAEHGVAHRKVDIEADPGAAEKLEAETGKRAIPFILVGGKQWVRGYHKELPQRLDGDLLVEELLAAGA, from the coding sequence ATGAGCCGAATCGAAGCGCTGGCCGGATTGGATCTCGCGGTCTACGGAGCCACGTGGTGCCCCGATTGCCGGCGGCTGGAGGCCTGGCTGGCCGAGCACGGCGTCGCCCATCGCAAGGTGGACATCGAAGCCGATCCCGGCGCCGCGGAAAAGCTGGAAGCCGAGACGGGCAAGCGGGCCATTCCGTTCATATTGGTGGGGGGGAAGCAGTGGGTCCGCGGCTACCACAAGGAGCTTCCGCAGCGCCTGGATGGGGACCTGCTGGTGGAGGAGCTGCTGGCGGCGGGAGCCTAG
- a CDS encoding thymidine phosphorylase — protein sequence MRMYDLIYTKKLGGALTPGQIAFWVKGAADGTIADEQSAALLMAICWRGMTTEETLALTLAMRDSGTRMDLSSVPGIKVDKHSTGGVGDKTTLILGPIVAACGVPCPMFSGRGLGHTGGTIDKFASIPGLKVELTDAEFLRSLRETRFANSAPTGDIAPADKKLYALRDVTATVESIPLITASIMSKKLAGGADALVLDVKCGPGAFMKTLEEARTLAESMVAVGKAHGMRIRALITRMDAPLGWAIGNALEVMESVEILRGEHADSELAQMSFRLAAEMLLLGGAATTLEEAETKVQTTLRDGSALETLRRFVALNGGDAKALDDFSRLPQPGQAIEVRADRAGYIQAIDGRALGLLAMELGAGRKDRNDVLDLGVGIRVHAAVGQEVKEDDLLFTLFTKAGAQPDHAAYQATIQWNEGTISPSSWLLATIA from the coding sequence ATGCGGATGTACGACCTCATCTATACGAAGAAGCTCGGCGGCGCACTGACGCCCGGACAGATCGCCTTCTGGGTGAAGGGAGCCGCCGACGGCACCATCGCCGATGAGCAGAGCGCGGCCCTCCTCATGGCCATCTGCTGGCGCGGGATGACCACCGAGGAGACCCTGGCCCTCACCCTCGCCATGCGCGATTCCGGAACGCGGATGGACCTGTCCTCCGTCCCCGGAATCAAGGTGGACAAGCACAGCACCGGCGGCGTGGGCGACAAGACCACCCTGATTCTCGGGCCCATCGTCGCCGCCTGCGGCGTCCCCTGCCCCATGTTCAGCGGCCGGGGCCTGGGCCACACGGGCGGGACCATCGACAAGTTCGCCTCCATCCCGGGCCTGAAGGTGGAACTCACCGACGCGGAGTTCCTGCGCAGCCTGCGGGAGACGCGCTTCGCCAACTCCGCGCCCACCGGCGACATCGCCCCCGCCGACAAGAAGCTCTACGCCCTGCGCGACGTGACGGCCACGGTCGAGAGCATCCCCCTGATCACCGCCAGCATCATGTCGAAGAAGCTGGCCGGCGGCGCGGACGCCCTGGTCCTGGACGTGAAGTGCGGCCCCGGCGCCTTCATGAAGACCCTGGAGGAGGCCCGCACGCTGGCCGAAAGCATGGTGGCCGTCGGGAAGGCGCACGGAATGCGGATCCGCGCCCTGATCACGCGCATGGACGCGCCCCTCGGCTGGGCCATCGGGAACGCCCTGGAGGTCATGGAGTCCGTGGAGATCCTCCGCGGCGAGCACGCCGACTCCGAGCTCGCCCAGATGAGCTTCCGCCTGGCCGCGGAGATGCTGCTCCTGGGCGGCGCCGCGACCACGCTCGAAGAGGCCGAAACCAAGGTCCAGACCACCCTCCGCGACGGCTCCGCCCTGGAGACGCTCCGCCGCTTCGTGGCCCTCAACGGCGGTGACGCCAAAGCCCTCGACGATTTCAGCCGCCTCCCGCAGCCGGGCCAGGCGATCGAAGTCCGCGCCGACCGCGCCGGCTACATTCAGGCCATCGACGGCCGCGCCCTCGGCCTCCTCGCCATGGAACTGGGCGCCGGCCGGAAGGACCGCAACGACGTGCTGGACCTCGGCGTGGGGATCCGCGTGCATGCGGCCGTGGGGCAGGAGGTGAAG